In Deltaproteobacteria bacterium, the sequence GCTTCATCTACCTGTTCTCGAACACGCCGGTGGCCACGCCCGACGACATCAAGGGCACCAAGATGTGGGTCTGGGACACCGACCCGGTGTCGAAGGCGGTCATGAAGGTCGCCGGCGTGAACGCGGTGCCGCTGGGCGTGCCCGACGTGCTGCCGAGCCTCGAGACCGGGCTCATCGACGCGTTCACCAACTCCCCGTACGGCGCGATCGCGCTGCAGTGGTACACGAAGGCCCGCTACGTCACCAACCTCAAGCTCTCGGTCGGCATCGGCGGCTCGGTGATCACCACCAAGGCGTGGGACTCGCTCGAGCCCGCACACCAAGAGGCGCTCACCGCCATCACGCAGGAGAACTACGGCAAGCTCCTGACCCGCATCCGCGACGACAACGGCCGCGCCATCAAGACCCTCAAGGACAAGGGCATGGAGGTGGTCGAGCCGACCGACATCGTCAAGTGGGCCACCATCGCAGTGCAGGCCCGCGAGAAGCTGGTCGCCGAAGGTGACCTCGACGGCACGATCGTGGCCAAGGTGCTCGAGCAGGTCAAGATCGCGGCCGGCCGCTAGCCACCCATCGCGACCGGACTCGCCGCGGGCCCGCGAGCTCGGCCTGCGCCCGAGCGCTGCCATGTCCGCGCGCTGCCACGCGTCGTCGCGTGGGGCCTTCTGCGCGTGGGCGATCCGATGGCGCGCAATTGCGGTATCTACTGGACCGCGATGAAGTCGTTGCGCGCGTTCGAGGCGGCGCTGCTGCGGGTCGAGGGCACCGTCGCGGTGGCGCTGGTCGTGCTGATGCTCGCGCTCGCGGGCTACAACGTGGTGTACCGCAACGTGTTGGTGCCGATGCAGCGGCACTGGGCGCACAGCGGGCCCAAGCCCGCGGCGGCCGAGCCCGACGCGACGCCGGCGGCCCCGGCCACGCCCGCGGCGGCCGGCGCTGCGGCGAGCCCCGCGACGCCGCCACCCGACAAGAGCGCGGCCGAGGGCTTCGCGGGTGACTGGGGCGAGGGCGGTGAGATCGACGCGCCGGCCGACGACGACCCCGAAGCGAAGGCCGCCGAAGCGAAGGCCGAAGCAGCGAAGGCCGCCGCAGCGAAGGCCGAAGCAGCGAAGGACGACGCCGGCGATTTCGGCGGCGACTGGGGCGAGGACGACGGCGCCGCGGCGGCGCCGGCCGAGCCCGGCGCGGCCGAGGGCTTCGCGGGTGACTGGGGCGAGGGTGGCGACGCCAAGGCGCCGGCCGATCGCGCCGATGCGAAGCCCGACGAGGGCGGCGACGACTTCGGCGACGAGGCCGATTCCGATCCGTTCGCGAACCTGCCGGACATCGACGCCAAGGGCGGGCCCGCCGCGCCGCCGATCGACCCCGACGAGGGCGGCCCGCCGCCCGAGGGCTCGTTCGCCGCCAACATGGTCGCGTTCATCGATGCCATCAAGCTCGACTGGATCGACGTGTTGCTGCGGCAGCTGGTGATCCTCGTCAGCTTCTTCGGCGCGATGATGGCGACCCACCGCGGCAAGCACATCAACGTCGATGCGCTCAGCAAGCTGGTACCGCCGACTGGCCGCCGCGCGCTCTCGGTCGTGACCAACGCGCTGGCCGTCGGGGTCTGCGCGGTGTTCGCCCGCGCCGGCGCCGAGTTGGTCGCGATCGGACGCGAGCACCCCAGCCCGCTGATGCCGTGGGCCGACGAGTGGGCGTTCCAGCTGATGTTCCCGCTCGGCTTCGGGCTGCTGGCGTTCCACTTCGGGGTCCGCCTGCTCGAGGCGCTCACCGGCACCGCGCCGGTGGCAGAAGCGCCGATGGTCGACACGCCGTCGGTGGCGCGCAAAGGGGAGGCCTAGCCATGGGCGCGCTCGTCGTGATCCTGCTCGTCGCGCTGGCGCTGTTCGGCGCGCCGCTGTTCTCGGTGCTGGGCGGCATCGGCATCGGCAACTTCGTCGGCTCGGACACCAGCTTGGTGGTGCTCTCCGAGGAGCACTACAAGCTCGCGACCAACCCCCACCTGGTCACGATCCCGCTGTTCACCCTGGCGGGCTTCCTGATGGCCGAGTCCAAGGCTGGCGACCGCCTCGTGCGGGTGAGTCGTGCGCTGCTGGGGTGGTTGCCGGGTGGACTCGGCGTGGTGGTGGTGGCGTCGTGTGCGTTCTTCACCACCTTCACGGGCGCCTCGGGCGTCACGATCATCGCGCTCGGCGGGCTGCTCTATCCGATGCTGCTGTCGGAGCGCTATCCCGAGGGCTTCAGCCTCGGGCTCATCACGTCGTCGGGTTCGATCGGCCTGCT encodes:
- the dctP gene encoding TRAP transporter substrate-binding protein DctP, whose amino-acid sequence is MHKSRASRRRFLKTTAAAGAAGIFAVPLIGRAEGRKLRIATLAPQGSSWHKAFEKTARDLKERTEGALEMKIYAGGTMGDEGAMVRKMRHGQLDGAALTSVGLGQINQQLLALQLPLLFKNDKELDTVRGAMSDTFSGLLGDAGFRLGAWGDVGFIYLFSNTPVATPDDIKGTKMWVWDTDPVSKAVMKVAGVNAVPLGVPDVLPSLETGLIDAFTNSPYGAIALQWYTKARYVTNLKLSVGIGGSVITTKAWDSLEPAHQEALTAITQENYGKLLTRIRDDNGRAIKTLKDKGMEVVEPTDIVKWATIAVQAREKLVAEGDLDGTIVAKVLEQVKIAAGR
- a CDS encoding TRAP transporter small permease, whose protein sequence is MKSLRAFEAALLRVEGTVAVALVVLMLALAGYNVVYRNVLVPMQRHWAHSGPKPAAAEPDATPAAPATPAAAGAAASPATPPPDKSAAEGFAGDWGEGGEIDAPADDDPEAKAAEAKAEAAKAAAAKAEAAKDDAGDFGGDWGEDDGAAAAPAEPGAAEGFAGDWGEGGDAKAPADRADAKPDEGGDDFGDEADSDPFANLPDIDAKGGPAAPPIDPDEGGPPPEGSFAANMVAFIDAIKLDWIDVLLRQLVILVSFFGAMMATHRGKHINVDALSKLVPPTGRRALSVVTNALAVGVCAVFARAGAELVAIGREHPSPLMPWADEWAFQLMFPLGFGLLAFHFGVRLLEALTGTAPVAEAPMVDTPSVARKGEA